The following coding sequences are from one Petrotoga sibirica DSM 13575 window:
- a CDS encoding diguanylate cyclase — MEVKFPKKYQKKINSAYVNPGIVLLLKNFTKEVLFEFEVTIKIHFDPLKVPDNLYKLIKIFNSFSIFTIKNIEETNYIEEQKVKISSSQGENGVEITYETLQKEESIVLYELIKNASPLLGSILTDILLNSSKIANVFMVSKIILEKGYEPETSIDEMIYITMTGITGDFAGGFNRAILFVEDSNDFKVQRAIGPVNEIETQKTYERFETIEKNIEDYLSQYKVGMSYFSNLEEKIKNISIKKESLLSQDLFKYAIELNRSIKIPVSQVDEKIINLLDLKGEVAISPIEIENHKLAFYLCDNRYNGKPITDDQLEILDYYAKESGMMWQNKIFQNILKKDAQVDTLTEIGNRRSYENYISNIKYLKNQEIALVMLDLDNFKDVNDTYGHEEGDKLLKGFAQICVNNLRKEDSIFRYGGDEFVIIFEGAKKDEVYSILERINRKLKQEMNVTFSAGVSYGNSHEINSLFKIADQNLYKVKAEGKNKIFVS; from the coding sequence ATGGAAGTAAAGTTCCCAAAAAAGTATCAAAAAAAAATTAATTCTGCTTATGTAAATCCAGGTATTGTTCTTTTACTCAAAAACTTTACAAAAGAAGTTCTTTTTGAGTTTGAGGTTACGATTAAAATTCATTTTGATCCACTTAAAGTTCCAGACAACTTGTATAAATTAATAAAGATTTTTAATTCATTTTCAATTTTCACAATTAAAAACATAGAAGAGACTAATTACATAGAAGAACAAAAAGTAAAAATAAGTAGTTCTCAAGGGGAGAACGGTGTTGAAATTACTTACGAAACACTTCAAAAAGAAGAAAGCATAGTGTTGTATGAGTTAATTAAAAATGCATCGCCATTACTGGGATCAATACTCACTGATATTCTTCTAAATTCCTCAAAAATAGCAAATGTGTTCATGGTTTCAAAAATCATATTAGAAAAAGGGTATGAGCCCGAAACGTCTATAGATGAAATGATATATATTACTATGACAGGAATAACAGGTGACTTTGCAGGAGGTTTTAATAGGGCCATCTTATTTGTGGAGGACAGTAATGATTTCAAGGTTCAAAGAGCTATAGGACCTGTAAATGAAATAGAAACCCAAAAAACTTATGAAAGGTTTGAGACAATTGAAAAAAACATAGAAGACTATTTGTCTCAATATAAAGTTGGGATGAGTTATTTTTCAAATTTAGAAGAAAAAATAAAAAATATTTCTATTAAAAAGGAATCGTTATTAAGTCAAGATCTTTTTAAGTACGCAATTGAGTTGAATAGAAGTATCAAAATACCAGTAAGTCAAGTTGATGAAAAGATCATAAATTTACTCGATTTAAAGGGAGAAGTAGCAATTTCACCAATAGAAATAGAAAACCATAAACTTGCTTTTTATCTTTGCGATAATAGATACAACGGGAAACCAATAACAGATGATCAACTTGAGATTTTGGATTACTATGCCAAAGAAAGTGGAATGATGTGGCAAAATAAAATATTTCAAAATATCTTAAAAAAAGATGCTCAAGTTGATACCCTCACAGAAATTGGAAACAGAAGAAGTTACGAAAATTATATTTCTAATATAAAATATCTAAAAAATCAGGAAATAGCTTTAGTAATGCTAGATTTAGACAATTTCAAAGATGTAAACGATACCTATGGCCATGAAGAAGGAGACAAACTTCTAAAAGGATTTGCCCAAATATGTGTTAATAATTTAAGAAAAGAAGATAGTATATTCAGATATGGGGGCGATGAATTCGTAATAATTTTTGAAGGTGCTAAGAAAGATGAGGTTTATTCTATTTTGGAAAGAATAAACCGTAAACTAAAACAAGAGATGAACGTTACTTTTTCTGCTGGTGTATCCTACGGTAACAGCCATGAAATAAATTCACTTTTCAAAATAGCCGACCAAAATTTGTACAAGGTAAAAGCAGAAGGGAAAAATAAGATTTTTGTCAGTTAA
- a CDS encoding ZIP family metal transporter, whose translation MDGLTGTQIWVFGTLASLLAGLATTLGAIPVLFLKKELSEKNLDMFLGFAAGVMLAATVFSLIIPSLDTGGIFITILGIFLGALAIELMDTYSPHEHFLKGHEGPELARLKKIWLLVIAIALHNFPEGMAVGVSFGGGMIANGITVAVAIGLQNIPEGAATAFSLLKANYSKKQSFFWSFLTGLVEPIGGLLGASLVLLMEPALPFFLSFAGGAMLYVISDEIIPETHSHGYERAATFSLIFGFLLMLVLDVALG comes from the coding sequence ATGGACGGATTAACAGGCACTCAAATATGGGTATTTGGAACTTTGGCAAGTCTATTAGCAGGTCTGGCAACTACATTGGGCGCAATTCCAGTTTTGTTTCTCAAAAAAGAGTTAAGCGAAAAAAATTTAGATATGTTTTTAGGCTTTGCTGCCGGAGTTATGCTTGCAGCAACTGTTTTTTCTCTCATAATTCCATCATTAGACACGGGTGGAATATTTATAACTATTTTAGGGATCTTTCTCGGCGCACTTGCTATTGAATTGATGGATACTTATTCCCCTCATGAACATTTCTTAAAAGGACATGAAGGACCTGAATTAGCGCGTTTAAAAAAAATTTGGTTGTTGGTTATCGCCATTGCACTCCATAATTTTCCGGAAGGAATGGCTGTGGGGGTGAGTTTTGGTGGTGGGATGATCGCTAACGGCATCACTGTAGCAGTAGCTATAGGATTGCAAAATATCCCAGAAGGAGCAGCTACAGCTTTCTCTTTGCTTAAAGCTAATTATTCAAAAAAGCAAAGTTTCTTTTGGAGTTTTTTGACAGGATTAGTTGAACCTATAGGTGGTTTACTTGGTGCATCTCTAGTGCTTTTAATGGAACCAGCCCTACCTTTTTTCCTTTCGTTTGCGGGAGGAGCTATGCTGTACGTTATTAGCGATGAGATAATCCCAGAAACTCATTCTCATGGATACGAGAGAGCGGCTACTTTCTCACTGATCTTTGGTTTTTTGTTGATGCTTGTTCTCGATGTGGCCTTGGGCTGA
- a CDS encoding DUF4897 domain-containing protein gives MANDKKQKRGNSFNFIIITLIFFAGLAIFQFFMYRNLQPQFQVISRDIEFTVYEDFSVDFATEVEIRTEKENDYETLIQGFNTPNVEKLSLFQQSLDKLKEQIPRDFAVLSYESTVNSNFPMIYVYENVKLEGFVYVNDKGNIEFSLPGQPLSAQNEQVTVTIHYPHDWKVLSVTPTPSYIEQNVIGYSHTGVFGYPTLEFKSE, from the coding sequence ATGGCCAACGATAAAAAACAAAAAAGAGGTAATAGTTTTAACTTCATAATAATAACATTAATTTTCTTCGCTGGGTTAGCTATCTTTCAGTTTTTCATGTACAGAAATCTTCAGCCACAGTTTCAAGTTATATCAAGAGATATCGAATTTACTGTTTATGAAGATTTTTCCGTGGATTTTGCAACAGAAGTGGAAATACGAACAGAAAAGGAGAATGATTACGAAACCTTGATACAAGGATTTAACACCCCCAATGTGGAAAAACTTTCTCTTTTTCAACAATCTTTGGATAAATTAAAAGAACAAATCCCAAGGGATTTCGCGGTTTTATCCTATGAGTCAACCGTAAATTCAAATTTCCCCATGATTTATGTTTATGAAAACGTAAAGTTGGAAGGGTTTGTTTACGTAAACGATAAAGGAAACATTGAATTTTCTCTTCCTGGGCAACCTCTAAGTGCTCAAAATGAGCAAGTTACTGTGACCATCCATTATCCACATGATTGGAAAGTTTTAAGTGTGACTCCCACTCCTTCTTATATAGAGCAGAACGTTATAGGATATTCACATACTGGAGTGTTTGGTTATCCCACCCTAGAATTTAAATCTGAATAA
- a CDS encoding DUF6115 domain-containing protein gives MVILYLLVFLSLTISIVNIFLMIRLGHFLQENDATQKNYENLEEDKNLFLARFQKITSTRLRALDNKIELVDQLMKDLDDAYAKTFSLLTDLERKLDSHKWQEFESKVQHTKREEDEKGNNNQKETIEKDDRVRVYELSRKLNMSSKELIDFINTNTDLDVSNHLVKLTSEEEKIIFEKIKEDPPVSSKKETNVSNVNVDKGMSTDYSNYKYDKTNKILEFFKNGYTPQEIAKELKIGVGEIMLVLSLFNDKEK, from the coding sequence ATGGTTATTTTATATTTATTAGTTTTTCTGTCTCTTACAATATCAATTGTAAATATTTTTCTTATGATCCGTTTAGGTCACTTTTTACAAGAAAACGACGCTACACAGAAAAACTATGAAAATTTAGAAGAAGATAAGAACCTTTTCTTAGCAAGATTTCAAAAGATAACTTCCACAAGATTAAGGGCCTTAGATAATAAAATAGAATTGGTTGACCAACTTATGAAAGATTTAGACGATGCTTATGCTAAAACTTTTTCATTGTTGACAGATTTAGAAAGGAAGTTAGATTCTCATAAATGGCAAGAATTTGAATCTAAAGTCCAACACACAAAAAGGGAAGAAGATGAAAAGGGCAATAACAATCAAAAAGAAACAATTGAAAAAGACGATAGGGTTAGGGTGTACGAGCTTTCAAGAAAACTAAATATGTCAAGTAAAGAGTTGATCGATTTTATTAACACAAATACCGATTTGGATGTTTCTAACCATTTAGTAAAGTTGACATCAGAAGAAGAAAAAATAATATTTGAAAAAATCAAAGAAGACCCGCCTGTATCGTCTAAGAAAGAAACCAATGTTTCAAATGTGAATGTAGATAAAGGTATGAGCACAGATTATAGTAACTACAAATACGACAAAACTAACAAAATTCTGGAGTTTTTCAAAAATGGTTACACTCCCCAAGAGATAGCTAAGGAATTGAAAATAGGTGTAGGAGAAATAATGCTCGTATTAAGTTTATTTAACGATAAGGAGAAATAA
- a CDS encoding HemK/PrmC family methyltransferase, producing MKITELVSKIQGEFKISPFRILKILSKIEDKDISFYLKESQVEISQRTFDFLVKHLKEGYPIEYITKKVSFLGNDFFVDENVLIPRIETEDLVILAINLINDKGIKHVIDMGTGSGVIAISIKKQLPKTKVQASDISESAIKIAQYNAKKLGVNVEFKIGDCLDPFLKEIHEVELIISNPPYVETSFIEKSHLLSYEPRISLDGGADGQNFFKKISKYSHLLKTKYLLFETSEFTVKKTAEILSEIGKIQILPDSFKKERFIFISPYR from the coding sequence ATGAAGATAACAGAGTTAGTGAGTAAAATTCAGGGGGAGTTTAAAATCTCCCCTTTTCGTATATTAAAAATATTATCAAAAATTGAAGACAAAGATATATCGTTTTATTTGAAAGAATCGCAAGTCGAAATTTCTCAGCGAACTTTCGATTTTTTAGTTAAACACCTTAAAGAGGGGTATCCTATCGAATATATTACCAAAAAGGTATCTTTTCTAGGAAATGATTTTTTTGTAGATGAAAACGTCCTAATACCAAGGATAGAGACTGAAGATTTAGTTATATTAGCAATCAATCTTATAAATGATAAAGGTATAAAACATGTAATTGATATGGGAACAGGATCTGGTGTAATAGCAATATCAATAAAAAAGCAACTACCAAAAACAAAAGTTCAAGCTTCAGATATTTCAGAATCTGCAATAAAAATAGCCCAATACAACGCTAAGAAATTAGGCGTCAATGTTGAGTTTAAAATTGGTGATTGCTTAGATCCTTTTTTGAAAGAGATTCATGAAGTAGAGTTAATAATCTCCAATCCTCCATATGTTGAAACTTCTTTTATAGAAAAAAGTCATTTACTAAGTTACGAGCCAAGAATTTCCCTAGATGGGGGAGCCGATGGTCAAAACTTTTTTAAAAAGATATCTAAATATTCTCATCTTTTAAAAACTAAATATCTTTTGTTCGAGACCAGTGAATTTACAGTAAAAAAAACCGCTGAAATCCTATCAGAGATAGGAAAAATTCAAATTTTGCCTGACTCTTTTAAAAAGGAAAGGTTCATCTTTATTTCTCCTTATCGTTAA
- a CDS encoding metal-sulfur cluster assembly factor — translation MPDIEKDKIMNALKEVYDMEIGFDIVSLGLIYKIDIDENNNVHILMTLTTPMCPLAGLIIENAKEKVKEIEHINDVNIELTFDPPWDPQMASDEVKNLLGI, via the coding sequence ATGCCTGATATAGAAAAAGATAAAATCATGAATGCTTTGAAAGAAGTTTATGATATGGAAATTGGCTTCGATATCGTTTCCTTAGGTTTGATATACAAAATAGATATCGATGAAAATAATAACGTTCACATTTTGATGACTTTAACCACCCCAATGTGTCCTTTGGCAGGTTTGATAATAGAAAATGCTAAAGAGAAGGTAAAAGAAATAGAACACATAAACGATGTAAATATCGAACTTACCTTTGATCCCCCTTGGGATCCACAAATGGCCAGTGACGAAGTTAAAAATCTTTTAGGAATTTGA
- a CDS encoding peptidylprolyl isomerase, protein MKKTNFLLLFVFLISTVLYPKIIYQPLEQAIFAKVNDETLSEELLVSRSMIVYLLSDIYNSYPEFYSALTKTATGVDLMNTYLQDQALKIVNQVLFIQFVEQKNIDLQREHIWSNIEENFSKTFKDVGIPDEEIDNYLLALGYTSKTNYLEDAYYSTLYNNSISALYTKIIQETEVSDVEMTEEYQNNKASYKSEPSADIKLIIFNSTEDASYTYNRIIEGYYTYDEVYEQTGSATSMRIILKDDSNSIVRTVKSNPPGFITTPLLYDAQNNTYALLKIERKYPEKQLTFEEAKDQIIFTLKDKKAQEYFDKVLPTEFQKFQEESSIILNSDMF, encoded by the coding sequence ATGAAAAAGACTAACTTCTTGTTACTTTTTGTATTTCTAATTTCTACTGTTCTTTACCCAAAAATAATTTATCAACCATTGGAACAAGCAATTTTTGCAAAAGTTAACGATGAAACACTCAGTGAAGAACTCCTAGTATCTAGATCTATGATAGTATATCTTTTATCGGATATTTATAATTCTTATCCCGAGTTTTATTCTGCCTTAACTAAAACAGCTACAGGTGTTGATCTCATGAACACCTACTTGCAGGATCAAGCTTTAAAGATCGTCAATCAAGTTCTTTTTATACAATTCGTCGAACAAAAAAACATAGATTTACAACGCGAGCATATATGGAGTAACATTGAAGAAAACTTTTCTAAAACCTTTAAAGATGTTGGAATACCCGACGAAGAAATTGATAATTATTTGCTTGCATTAGGTTACACCTCAAAAACAAATTATTTAGAGGATGCGTATTATTCAACATTATATAACAATTCTATCTCCGCACTTTATACGAAAATTATTCAAGAAACAGAAGTAAGCGACGTAGAAATGACTGAAGAATACCAAAATAACAAAGCTAGCTATAAATCTGAGCCCTCAGCAGATATAAAGCTGATTATATTCAATAGCACAGAAGATGCATCTTATACATACAATCGCATTATTGAAGGTTATTACACATATGATGAAGTATACGAACAAACCGGTTCGGCTACCTCTATGAGAATAATCCTTAAAGACGATTCAAATTCGATTGTGCGAACTGTAAAAAGCAATCCTCCAGGATTTATTACTACCCCGCTCTTATACGATGCACAAAACAATACTTATGCCCTTTTAAAAATAGAGAGAAAGTACCCAGAAAAACAGTTAACTTTTGAAGAAGCAAAGGATCAAATAATTTTTACCTTAAAAGACAAAAAAGCTCAAGAATACTTTGATAAAGTTTTACCAACTGAATTCCAAAAATTTCAAGAAGAATCTTCAATAATTCTCAATTCTGATATGTTTTAA
- a CDS encoding ribonuclease HII encodes MLENIEMTLLKKYKKIIGIDEAGRGPIAGPVFVGAVVIESKKECELLAKIGRDSKLLSPKEREKRYFQITKNFQYYSNFSTSDLIDQINIFKATEVSIIKLLEKVVGRNVNDYYVIVDGKFFKLDYNYECIVTGDQISPLIGAASIVAKYERDLYMKHLHEIYPNYDFISHKGYPTRKHIESIKKYGIISEHRKTFNPIKRFIEEGIL; translated from the coding sequence ATGTTGGAAAATATTGAAATGACTTTATTAAAAAAGTACAAAAAGATAATTGGTATTGACGAAGCTGGAAGGGGCCCAATAGCTGGGCCTGTTTTTGTTGGTGCTGTTGTCATAGAATCAAAAAAAGAATGTGAGTTATTAGCAAAAATTGGAAGAGATTCGAAATTATTATCTCCAAAAGAAAGAGAGAAGAGATACTTTCAAATAACGAAAAATTTCCAATATTATAGTAATTTTTCAACTTCCGATTTAATAGATCAAATAAATATATTCAAGGCGACCGAGGTATCAATTATAAAATTGTTGGAAAAAGTGGTGGGGAGAAATGTGAACGATTATTATGTTATTGTTGATGGAAAGTTCTTTAAACTTGATTATAACTACGAATGCATAGTCACAGGCGATCAAATATCTCCTTTGATAGGTGCCGCATCTATCGTAGCAAAATATGAAAGAGACTTATATATGAAGCATTTACATGAAATATATCCTAATTATGATTTTATAAGCCATAAAGGGTATCCGACCAGAAAACACATTGAAAGCATAAAAAAGTATGGTATAATATCAGAGCATAGAAAAACGTTCAATCCTATTAAGAGATTCATCGAAGAAGGAATTTTATGA
- a CDS encoding ABC transporter permease, whose protein sequence is MNWFEAIFTAFASPLFYKLTILSALPLIFAGIGGVYSEITGVTNIALEGIMKLGAFIGVAFTFITGNPWLGLLLGMLGGLILSFLHAYVSIEWSANQIVSATALILIAQGFTGFLMRPIFGQEGQTDFVSKIPTVKIEAVQNIPFIGEIFGEISSFFYIAIVVIIGSWFLLYKTPLGLRMRSVGENPRAADTLGVNVKAIRYFGVLMSGILAALGGMYLALGDIGQFQEQMPAGKGFIALAAMILGNWNPIGTMWAALLFGAAEAMNIQLQTLMVLPSEIKALLNLLPFVLTLIVVGGFVGRTRAPAADGVPYEKE, encoded by the coding sequence ATGAATTGGTTTGAAGCTATTTTTACTGCTTTTGCTTCACCTTTATTTTATAAATTGACGATTCTTTCTGCATTACCTTTAATTTTTGCAGGAATTGGAGGAGTTTACAGTGAAATAACCGGGGTAACAAATATCGCCTTGGAAGGTATTATGAAATTAGGTGCTTTTATCGGGGTTGCTTTTACTTTTATTACTGGGAACCCTTGGCTTGGGCTGCTTTTAGGTATGCTTGGAGGTCTGATTTTGTCATTTTTGCATGCCTATGTTTCAATAGAATGGTCAGCAAACCAAATCGTTTCTGCTACAGCTTTGATTCTGATTGCCCAAGGATTCACTGGTTTTTTAATGAGACCAATTTTTGGCCAAGAAGGGCAAACAGATTTTGTATCTAAAATCCCTACGGTAAAAATAGAAGCAGTCCAAAACATTCCTTTCATCGGGGAAATTTTCGGAGAAATTAGTTCCTTCTTTTACATTGCCATAGTAGTCATCATAGGTTCTTGGTTTTTACTTTACAAAACTCCTTTAGGTTTAAGAATGCGTTCCGTAGGTGAAAATCCGAGAGCTGCAGATACGTTAGGTGTGAATGTTAAAGCGATAAGATACTTTGGAGTTTTAATGAGTGGGATACTTGCTGCATTAGGAGGAATGTATCTAGCCTTAGGTGATATAGGGCAGTTTCAAGAGCAGATGCCTGCTGGAAAAGGATTCATAGCCTTGGCAGCTATGATATTAGGAAACTGGAATCCAATTGGTACCATGTGGGCGGCGTTGCTTTTCGGTGCTGCAGAAGCTATGAACATCCAACTTCAAACTTTGATGGTTCTCCCCTCAGAAATCAAAGCTTTACTAAATTTGTTGCCTTTCGTTTTGACGTTAATAGTTGTTGGCGGATTTGTTGGAAGGACAAGAGCACCCGCTGCAGATGGAGTTCCCTACGAAAAAGAATGA
- a CDS encoding ABC transporter permease: protein MKSRWISFLVPFLAVMVSLLIAAVIILAIGENPLKAYGAMIRGAVGSRLSWADNITKMTSLLLTGLAVGFGFRAGVFNIGAEGQMAMGGIMAVTVGLSLGNVPSAIAIPLTIVAGMAGGAFWASIAGWLKAKTGAHEVISTIMLNWIAYHITNYLVAGPFAVGAGVPKSPEISQSAQLPSLLTVQASSIPSSILLAIVAAIVIYIILEKTTTGYEVKAVGFNPYAAEYGGISISKNIVLTMAISGALAGLAGALEVMSVHHRIFGAFTSDRGFDGITIALIGQNNPIGIIFAAFLISSLRSGSNAMQTIGVPDDIIVVIQGIIIYFVAADRIIRTWIIKASQLGKKKSPKLLQGGEEE, encoded by the coding sequence CTGAAATCAAGATGGATATCTTTTCTAGTACCTTTTTTAGCTGTTATGGTTTCACTTTTAATCGCAGCCGTTATAATATTAGCCATAGGTGAAAACCCTCTAAAAGCCTATGGAGCTATGATTAGAGGCGCAGTCGGTAGCAGACTTTCCTGGGCTGACAACATAACAAAAATGACCAGTTTGTTACTCACTGGTTTAGCTGTAGGATTCGGATTTAGAGCGGGAGTTTTCAATATAGGTGCGGAAGGTCAAATGGCCATGGGAGGGATAATGGCCGTAACGGTAGGACTGAGCTTAGGCAACGTACCTTCCGCTATTGCCATACCTTTGACTATTGTTGCTGGTATGGCTGGGGGAGCCTTTTGGGCATCTATAGCCGGTTGGCTTAAAGCCAAAACAGGTGCACACGAAGTTATAAGTACGATAATGTTGAACTGGATAGCCTATCATATTACGAACTATCTGGTAGCCGGTCCTTTTGCTGTGGGTGCAGGCGTTCCAAAATCTCCTGAAATCTCACAAAGCGCTCAACTACCTTCCTTATTAACAGTTCAAGCATCTAGCATTCCTTCTAGTATTTTATTAGCAATCGTTGCGGCTATTGTTATTTATATTATACTAGAGAAAACAACAACAGGGTACGAAGTTAAAGCCGTTGGTTTCAATCCATATGCCGCAGAATATGGAGGAATATCGATAAGCAAAAATATAGTACTTACAATGGCTATTTCAGGAGCTTTGGCTGGCTTGGCTGGGGCTCTAGAAGTTATGTCTGTTCATCATAGAATTTTTGGAGCCTTCACAAGCGATAGAGGTTTTGATGGAATAACTATAGCTCTGATTGGTCAAAACAATCCTATAGGAATTATTTTTGCAGCTTTTCTAATCTCTTCGCTGAGATCTGGTTCGAATGCAATGCAAACTATAGGAGTACCAGATGACATTATTGTAGTAATTCAAGGTATAATAATATATTTTGTTGCTGCAGACAGGATCATAAGAACTTGGATCATAAAAGCTTCTCAACTTGGAAAGAAAAAATCACCCAAACTACTTCAAGGTGGTGAAGAAGAATGA
- a CDS encoding ABC transporter ATP-binding protein: MPQTDNIEEELNDYAVYMKEITKVFPRVVANDKVTFKVKKGEIHALIGENGAGKTTLMNQLYGLYQPTSGEIFIKGKQVDIKGPSDAIANGIGMVHQHFMLVENLTVAENVVLGKEPKRGITFNFKKAKMDVKELSEKYGLKVDVEAKIEDIPVGMQQRVEIIKTLYRGADILILDEPTAVLTPQETQELFEILRSLQQDGKTIIFISHKLKEVLEISDNITVMRLGKVTGSVKTSNTNEKELANMMVGREVVLSIDRPKIEHGEALVKVENLWVKDNRKLDAVRGVTFEVRKNEILGIAGVAGNGQSELAEALTGLRKIESGKYYFQGKDVTNLSVKELRELGIAHIPEDRQKRGMVHEFPNYFNLILGSHEKPNFSKRGFLKFDDIRDFSEELIKAFDVRPPEIDLFTGNLSGGNQQKVIIAREIGTSPTFIVVSQPTRGLDVGAIEYVHKELMHLRNEGVAILLISMELEEILSLSDRIMVMYEGESMGEFENGQFSIEEIGLMMAGKSLDEVKLMEEAGEIKSL, from the coding sequence ATGCCTCAAACAGATAACATAGAAGAAGAATTAAATGATTATGCTGTTTACATGAAAGAAATAACCAAAGTATTTCCCAGGGTAGTTGCAAATGATAAAGTTACATTTAAAGTAAAAAAAGGAGAAATACATGCACTAATAGGTGAAAATGGCGCAGGAAAAACCACTTTGATGAATCAACTTTATGGTTTATATCAACCTACAAGTGGTGAAATTTTCATAAAAGGGAAACAAGTTGATATCAAAGGTCCTTCCGATGCAATAGCCAATGGTATAGGGATGGTTCATCAACATTTTATGCTCGTTGAAAATTTAACCGTTGCGGAAAATGTTGTATTAGGGAAGGAGCCTAAAAGGGGCATCACTTTCAATTTTAAAAAAGCCAAAATGGACGTAAAAGAATTATCTGAAAAGTACGGACTCAAAGTTGATGTAGAAGCAAAGATAGAAGACATTCCTGTAGGCATGCAGCAGAGAGTGGAGATAATTAAAACATTATATAGAGGTGCGGACATATTAATACTCGACGAACCCACAGCCGTTTTAACCCCTCAAGAAACTCAAGAACTTTTCGAAATACTAAGAAGCCTACAGCAAGATGGTAAAACTATTATTTTCATAAGTCATAAATTGAAAGAAGTTTTGGAGATAAGCGACAACATTACCGTTATGAGGCTTGGAAAGGTTACTGGAAGTGTAAAGACTTCAAATACAAACGAAAAAGAATTAGCAAATATGATGGTGGGAAGAGAAGTAGTTCTAAGTATAGATCGTCCTAAAATAGAACACGGCGAAGCACTTGTAAAAGTTGAAAATCTGTGGGTAAAAGACAATAGAAAATTAGATGCTGTGAGAGGTGTTACCTTTGAAGTTAGAAAAAATGAGATTCTAGGAATAGCTGGAGTAGCAGGTAATGGGCAATCAGAACTTGCGGAAGCTTTAACTGGTCTTAGAAAAATCGAAAGTGGAAAGTACTATTTTCAAGGGAAAGACGTCACAAATTTATCTGTAAAAGAATTAAGAGAGCTAGGTATAGCTCATATCCCTGAGGACAGACAAAAAAGAGGTATGGTTCATGAATTTCCAAATTATTTTAATTTAATTTTAGGATCTCACGAGAAACCAAATTTTTCAAAAAGAGGGTTCCTAAAGTTTGATGATATAAGAGATTTCTCTGAAGAACTCATAAAAGCATTCGATGTTAGGCCACCTGAGATAGACCTATTTACCGGAAACTTATCTGGTGGTAACCAACAAAAAGTGATCATAGCCCGAGAAATAGGAACTTCACCTACATTTATAGTCGTTTCTCAACCTACAAGAGGTTTAGATGTCGGAGCAATTGAATACGTTCACAAAGAATTGATGCATTTGAGAAATGAAGGTGTGGCGATTTTGCTAATATCTATGGAACTGGAAGAAATCTTGTCTTTATCTGATAGAATAATGGTTATGTATGAAGGAGAATCCATGGGTGAATTTGAAAATGGTCAATTCTCGATAGAAGAAATCGGTCTAATGATGGCAGGAAAGAGTTTGGATGAAGTAAAATTAATGGAAGAGGCTGGAGAAATAAAAAGTCTATAA